CTGCTCTGTGTATGGGAAGGGATTTACCCGTTCATGGAGTGTCATTGAACACCAGAGAGTTCACTCTGGAGAGCGGCCATTCACTTGctcagtgtgggaagggattcactcgtccATGGAGTGTCattaaacaccagcgagttcacaccggggagaggccattcacctgctctgtttgTGGGAAGGGTTTTAATCAGTCgtccaccctgctgagacaccagcgagttcacaccggggagaggccgttcacctgctctgtttgTGGGAAGGGTTTTAATCAGTCgtccaccctgctgagacaccagcgagttcacaccggggagaggccgttcacctgctctgtttgTGGGAAGGGTTTTAATCAGTCgtccaccctgctgagacaccagcgagttcacaccagggagaggccgttcagctgctccgtgtgtgagaagggattcactgattcatcccacctgctgagacaccagcgaattcacaccggggagagacctTTCGCCTGcttcatgtgtgggaagggatttactcggtCATCCCacgtgctgagacaccagcgagttcacaagtgagtgcagggtttggattctgctgttattgttgctgttaatcacatccagaactgaatCTTGACTGGAAGCCTGTTTCCAAGTAGGTTTCCACAAGGCTCAGCACGAGGCTGCTTTCTTTTCGTGGTTATATATCaatgatatagacttaaatgtagggattatgataagtttgcagataacacaaaaattggtccTGTGGTTGATAAAGAAAAAAGCTGTAGACAACAGAAAGATATCAATGAGCtcgtcaggtgagcagaaaagtaacaaatgaaattcaatctggagatgtgtgaggtaatgcttttggggaggacaaacaaggcaagggaatatacaataatatGGTAGGATGAAAATGTtgaaggacagagggaccttgaagtgcatgtccacagatatcTGACGCAAGCAGGTCAGGtatataaggtggtcaagaaggtgtAGGAATTACTTTATTAGCCAAGACCTAGAGTAtaagaaatggaagggttgtgaggcaactcatgatggtattgaaggaaacggacctcctttgcactgtttttaatttttgacttggtgctgtttgaaactgtttggtaatgtattttttacagatttttatgaataaagtaaattttggaaataaaaaaaaaacctagAGTATAAGAGcctccgtcgagtccttcgagacgagtaaaactcccggaagcgatggcttaccggttgagttgtattcggccctgtgggactgggtcggcccggacctgctggaagtatacgagagtctgctcctggccggcagcatgtcagaatccatgaggaaaggcatcatcaccctcatctgcaagtggaagggggaagagggcagaaatcagaaattggcagcccatctcactgcttaatgttgactacaagattctgtccaaagtcatagccagtcgagtcaagtctgctctggagttggtgatccaccctgatcagacctgtactgtacccggcaggaagatctccga
This genomic window from Heterodontus francisci isolate sHetFra1 chromosome 34, sHetFra1.hap1, whole genome shotgun sequence contains:
- the LOC137348921 gene encoding zinc finger protein 501-like, giving the protein MGRDLPVHGVSLNTREFTLESGHSLAQCGKGFTRPWSVIKHQRVHTGERPFTCSVCGKGFNQSSTLLRHQRVHTGERPFTCSVCGKGFNQSSTLLRHQRVHTGERPFTCSVCGKGFNQSSTLLRHQRVHTRERPFSCSVCEKGFTDSSHLLRHQRIHTGERPFACFMCGKGFTRSSHVLRHQRVHKG